GGTTTGGGTATTGCCTGACTTTGGACACCCATCAGCAGAAAATGCTTTTGATCGTCGGTCCGCGCCGCTCGGGCAAGGGCACGATCGGCCGCGTACTCGCCCGACTGGTCGGCGCCGCCAACGTCTGCGGGCCCACCACAACATCGCTGGCCGGCACGTTTGGGCTGCAGCCGCTGATCGGCAAGTCGCTGGCCATCGTCTCCGACGCTCGATTTCACGGCGAAAACATTCTCACCGTGGTCGAGCGACTGCTGTGCATCTCCGGCGAGGATACGCTCACGATCGACCGCAAGCATCTGCCGTCTGTGACCATGAAGCTGCCCACGCGCTTCGTCTTCTTCACCAACGAACTGCCGCGCCTGACCGACGCTTCCGGGGCGCTGGCCGGGCGCTTCCTCACGCTGCGGTTGACACGCAGCTTCTACGGCCAGGAAGACCTTCAACTCACCGACACACTGCTCACGGAATTGCCCGGCATCCTCTTGTGGGCGCTTCAGGGCTGGCTCCGACTCCGGGAGCGGGGCCACTTCGTCCAACCCGACAGCGTGTCCGACGCGATCCGTGAACTCGAGGACTTGGCTTCGCCCGTTGGCGCGTTCGTGCGGGAGTGCTGCATGGTCGGAACAGGTCAACGGATATGGATCGACGATCTGTACGGCGCGTGGCAGGACTGGTGTCACCGCGATGGCCGCAGTGTCGTAACCACCAAGCAGAGCTTCGGCCGCGACCTGGCGGCCGTGGTGCCGTCGGTGTGTTCGCGCATGGGATCGGGCAATCGGCGATTTTACGAGTGCATCATGCTGGCAGAGGTGGCATGCGCCGTCTGAACTACATGCGCGCACATGCGCGCAACATGCGCGATCCTGGGAAAGTGCGCGCATGTAACCAGACAATCACTGGCAAGGGTTTACGACGTTACATGCGCGCACAACGCGATGTTCGGAGGTTTTCGAGAGAAATGTTTCAATCATCAACAAAGGTGCGATGCACATGTTCAAAAAGATGAATAAACAAGTGGGTAAATAGGTAGCGTGCGCGCGAACCATCGCGCATGTACGCGCATGTACGCGCAGGTTGTCGCCTTCACCGTCGGATCGGCAAGCATTGACGATCCGCACTCCAGCCCCCTCATCAAAAGGATTGACATCATGATCGATCTCGCTCACGCCCCCGTTGCGCCCGCATGGCTTGCCTCGCGACGCAAGCCCCACTGTCTGCTGTGCGGTGGCCCCACGGTGTTCACCAACATCTACATCCCCGGCAAGCAATCACCGGCTGCGCCACCGCCGGGCAAACGCCGGATGGTCATCTACTCGCTGTGCGAATCCTGCGCCGGCAAGCTCGACACGCTGTCCGAAGTGATTGAGGCGAAGATCGAGAACGAGCTTCGCGGCAGCGCTGCCATCTGACACCCAACAATACCTGTCTATGTGATTTCAACCGCCGCACCGGAATGCGGGCCTTCTGGCGCGGCATCATTCAATCTGGCCTGCACGAGGTTACCGCTATGAACTGGACCCAACAGAACAACGCCGACACCCGGATGCTCGATCGCATCGACCAGTCGCCGCTCGACGCGTCGCAGGTTGAGGGCAATCAGCAACTGGTCGAGTCCATCGACTCGCACAACCGAGCGATCACCGCGCTCACCACCAGGTTCAACAAGCTGGCTGGCGACCGCCAGGCGCTGTCAGACGCTGACAACTGGTCCGCACACGACGCCGAGGCCGTGGTGTCCGCGCGTCGCCGCGTCAGCGCTGAAGCGTGGGACGTGCTGGTGGCGCTGCGGAGGCTGCTCGATGATCGAGCCGACCTGCTGAACCAAATCGAAGCTCACATGGCCGACAAAGCCCACGGGTTGGCTGAGCAACTGGAGGAGGCGCTGCACGATGCACGCGGGTCACTCCAGCGCAAGCATCGCCAGTACCTCAAGGCCGAACCCGTTCACGGTCCGGCCTATATCGCTCAACAGGCCGAAGACGACCAGACGGTCGTGGCGCTCCGCGAGCAAGTGGATCGATGGGAGCAGGCCCTGTCGTCGCATCAGTCGCTGCGCCACCGCAACGAACAGCGGGCGGCACTCACGTTCCGCCAGCGCGAGGTGTATGAACATCTCGCTTGATACCGGCCTGCGTGCCCGATCCGGCTGTCATGACCGACGGCCGGGTCGGGCAGACACCGCGACACGTTTGTTACCGCCGATCATGATTCGCATCGGCCATGGTGTCTGGCAAAAACAACTTTGCCCGCAATGGCCGCCGAAGCTCGCCAGAGAGCGAGTTGATTCGGACATCAAAATGTATCCCAGAGCCATCGGGCGCCGCCAGGACTCGCGTAGGTACTTGGAAACGAAGAATTTTTCCGATGGCGGCGGGAACCGTCGCGTCCCACATGAGAGTTTCTTTATTAACAGGGAAAAACACCATGATTGTTAATAACCGGCAGCGCGTCATTCTGATCGGCGTGCTCGATGACAAGCAGCGCATTGCCAATCTGGATGTCGGGCAGTTCGACAACCTGCCCCGCCAGCAGCGCGGGCGCTTTCGTCTGCGTATCGCCGAGGCGCAGGCAGGGCTTGTGCCCATCGACCTGCCCGGCTGGCTTGGACGCGAACCGACCAACAGCGACCGCGTCCTGTTCCACCGTGAGTACATTCGCCTCGAAGACATGGGTCTGATCGAACGCTGCAATCTGCATGGCGGGCGGGGCGGTCGGCGCACAACGCATCTGTGCCTCACACCCGCGGGGCGCCGCCTCGCGGAGGACCTGTTGGCCGAGGCGGAACCTGACGACGAGTCCGACCCTGCGTTCGATCTGGACGCCGTGGAATTCCTGCCGATCGAGTGGCCGCCGGATACCGCGTCGGGCGCCGAAGACAACGATGTCTCGTGAGTACCGCCCCGTGGCCCGACGTTCGTCCCTGTCGCCCCCGGAAGTGGTCGGACCACGCCTCACGTTTTACGCCGTCAGCGGCGACACGGCCCAACGAGGCCAAACCGTCGAAAACCCTCCACCCGCCCCGCATCTCTTTTGCGAAAGGATTCGCACCCATGACCTCGATCTGTGATCACCCCAAGTCCGTGCCCCAACCTCGCATCACATCCGGCCCCGTTGTGATGCTCACCGCCGCCGATGTGGCGGCCATGCTCGCCTGTTCAACAAAAACTGTCTACCGAATGGTCGATCGCGGCGCGATCCCGCGCCCCGTCCGCCTCGGCGGCATGTTGCGCTGGCATCGGGCCCAACTCGATCGGTGGATTGCCGA
This genomic window from Planctomycetota bacterium contains:
- a CDS encoding helix-turn-helix domain-containing protein, coding for MLTAADVAAMLACSTKTVYRMVDRGAIPRPVRLGGMLRWHRAQLDRWIAEGCPSRSRG